One Synechococcus sp. JA-2-3B'a(2-13) genomic window carries:
- a CDS encoding site-2 protease family protein has protein sequence MNIAAEITPLFLLGTLAFLGWGFWRARRRGSLAVWVWLQGSLLLLPWVVFLGLLLLGIYLNFAGFLVLLLVFTGLYIAVGRKTRQLAQQELQARREQLARLEEQGEAPSAGEAPLEAPAVLQRISAEDLQAIQSIFGLDTFFVTETVPYGEGAIFKGNLRQEAEVVVPLLVEKLKEQVGSRYQLFLVEDPAEKPAVVVLPDPIVNYRASVGAQILAGALLVFSFVATLEVGANLLGFRLLDAPGRWVEALPVAAGIFAILLVHETGHRWMAGKYGVRLSPAFVIPSLGIGTLGSLNRIQSPVPSRKALFDIAFAGPAASGILSLLVLLAGLKLSGSEGLYVPTEIFRSSILVGTLARLVLGSQLQAELVPIHPFVAVGWIGLAITALSLLPAGQLDGGRIVQAVYGRKTAARATFITLIALAVAAISNVLALYWALLILFIAREPERPPQDEITETDGQRDALALLALFLMVMTLLPIAPALAGFLNFPNG, from the coding sequence ATGAACATTGCCGCTGAGATTACGCCGCTCTTTTTGCTGGGAACGCTGGCCTTTTTGGGTTGGGGCTTCTGGAGAGCCCGTCGGCGGGGATCCTTAGCCGTTTGGGTGTGGTTACAGGGATCCCTGCTGCTGCTGCCCTGGGTGGTCTTCCTAGGGCTGTTGCTGCTGGGGATCTACCTCAATTTTGCAGGCTTCCTGGTGTTGCTGTTGGTCTTTACAGGGCTTTACATTGCTGTGGGGCGCAAGACCCGCCAGTTGGCCCAGCAGGAGCTGCAGGCCCGTCGCGAGCAGTTGGCTCGTCTGGAAGAGCAGGGGGAAGCCCCTTCGGCAGGGGAGGCGCCTTTGGAAGCGCCTGCGGTTCTGCAGCGGATCTCGGCTGAGGATCTGCAGGCCATTCAGTCTATTTTCGGCCTCGATACCTTTTTCGTCACCGAGACCGTCCCCTATGGGGAAGGGGCAATTTTTAAGGGCAACCTGCGCCAGGAGGCGGAGGTGGTGGTACCCCTGCTGGTGGAGAAGCTCAAAGAGCAGGTGGGCAGTCGCTACCAGCTCTTTTTGGTGGAGGATCCGGCGGAAAAGCCGGCGGTGGTGGTCTTGCCGGATCCCATCGTCAATTACCGCGCTTCCGTGGGGGCGCAGATCCTGGCGGGGGCGTTGCTGGTCTTCAGCTTCGTCGCCACGTTGGAGGTGGGAGCCAATCTCTTGGGCTTCCGGCTGTTGGATGCGCCAGGGCGCTGGGTGGAAGCCCTGCCGGTGGCGGCCGGGATCTTCGCCATCTTGCTGGTGCACGAGACCGGACACCGCTGGATGGCGGGCAAGTACGGCGTGCGCCTCAGCCCTGCCTTTGTTATCCCCAGCTTGGGCATTGGCACGCTGGGATCCCTAAACCGCATCCAATCGCCGGTGCCCAGCCGCAAGGCCCTCTTCGACATTGCCTTTGCCGGCCCGGCAGCGAGCGGGATCCTGTCGCTGCTGGTGCTCTTGGCTGGCCTGAAGCTCTCCGGCTCCGAGGGTCTGTATGTGCCCACGGAGATCTTCCGCAGCTCCATCCTGGTAGGCACCCTAGCGCGGCTGGTGCTGGGATCCCAGTTGCAGGCGGAGCTGGTTCCCATTCATCCTTTTGTTGCCGTGGGCTGGATTGGCCTGGCAATCACCGCCTTGAGCCTGCTGCCGGCAGGGCAGCTGGACGGGGGTCGCATTGTGCAGGCGGTGTACGGGCGGAAGACGGCGGCCCGCGCCACCTTCATCACCCTGATTGCCTTGGCGGTGGCGGCCATCAGCAACGTCTTGGCCCTCTACTGGGCGCTGCTGATCCTGTTCATCGCCCGCGAGCCAGAGCGTCCACCGCAGGATGAGATTACTGAAACCGACGGTCAGCGGGATGCTTTGGCATTGCTGGCCCTCTTTTTGATGGTCATGACCCTGTTGCCGATTGCTCCGGCCTTGGCGGGCTTTCTCAATTTCCCCAACGGCTGA
- a CDS encoding tetratricopeptide repeat protein: MSGPGKGFGLGRAGKDRGEHLQRLLAQAVRHHQAGQWPQAVSLCQQVLQAQPTHPEALHLLGVCRQQQGSLDDAIALIRQALAHQPWFPDAHFNLGIVLKQAGQLAEAKTHLQLALEQGGPDAEVLYQLGLVLRQQGDLEAALVPLGQALELQPDFADAAYTLAILLRDCGREEEAAELFYQLWQADPADLAAALGWCVSQLPLLYASADQVSVARERYRQALQQVKGRWEHLPRDPETLERAAAGIGSVQPFFLPYQGQNDRDLQQLYGSLVRDVMAARYPQPSVLWQRHPGRVRVGIVSGLFRDHSVWKILTRGWVEALDRAQVALYGFHTSVIQDEVTCSLPPRFEHFVAGSRSIEEWQAAIREAQLDVLLYPEVGIDPVCAQLAALRLAPVQAMAWGHPQTSGLPTIDVFLSSELMEPPDGAGHYTEQLLPLPGIGTYYIPLEVDPAPVDWQAWGVDPDRVLYLCAQSLFKYLPQYDEVFPRIAREVGKCQFLFLRGRLSQGIRERFWQRLRRAFQAYDLAAEEYVVLLPELSPAEYAAYNALGDIYLDSLGWSGGNTTLEALPHGLPIVTLPGSLMRGRHTYAILQQMGILDTIAHTLDEYVQIASQLGLDPEWREQMGQQVKRRQERVYRDPAPIRALEEWLRSLKT; this comes from the coding sequence GTGTCTGGACCGGGGAAAGGCTTTGGCCTAGGCAGAGCTGGAAAGGACAGAGGAGAGCACCTGCAGCGTCTGTTGGCCCAAGCCGTTCGCCATCACCAGGCAGGGCAATGGCCACAGGCTGTCTCACTTTGCCAGCAGGTGCTGCAAGCCCAGCCCACCCACCCCGAGGCACTGCACCTCTTGGGGGTCTGTCGGCAGCAACAGGGATCCCTGGACGACGCGATTGCCCTGATCCGGCAGGCCCTTGCCCACCAGCCCTGGTTTCCCGACGCCCACTTTAATTTGGGAATTGTTCTCAAGCAGGCGGGGCAGCTGGCGGAGGCGAAAACTCACCTGCAACTGGCCCTAGAGCAGGGGGGGCCGGACGCGGAAGTTTTGTACCAGCTGGGGCTGGTGCTGCGGCAGCAGGGGGATTTGGAGGCGGCCCTTGTCCCCTTGGGACAGGCCCTGGAGCTGCAGCCGGACTTTGCCGATGCCGCCTACACCCTGGCCATCCTGCTGCGGGATTGTGGCCGGGAGGAGGAAGCGGCGGAGCTGTTCTACCAACTCTGGCAAGCGGATCCCGCCGACTTGGCCGCGGCCCTGGGCTGGTGTGTTAGCCAGTTGCCCTTGCTGTACGCCTCGGCAGACCAAGTTTCCGTGGCTCGGGAGCGCTACCGCCAAGCCCTACAACAGGTGAAGGGCCGCTGGGAACACCTGCCGCGGGATCCCGAAACCCTGGAGCGAGCAGCTGCCGGGATCGGCTCCGTCCAACCCTTCTTTTTGCCCTACCAAGGCCAGAACGACCGCGATCTGCAGCAGCTCTACGGATCCTTGGTGAGGGACGTGATGGCGGCCCGCTATCCCCAGCCCTCCGTCCTCTGGCAGCGACATCCTGGCCGAGTGCGGGTGGGCATTGTCTCCGGCCTGTTTCGGGATCACTCCGTTTGGAAGATCCTGACTCGCGGCTGGGTAGAAGCCCTGGATCGTGCTCAAGTGGCCCTCTACGGCTTCCACACCTCGGTCATCCAAGATGAGGTCACGTGCTCCCTGCCCCCTCGTTTTGAGCACTTTGTGGCCGGATCCCGCAGCATAGAAGAATGGCAAGCGGCTATTCGAGAGGCACAGCTGGATGTGCTCCTCTACCCGGAAGTGGGCATTGACCCGGTCTGTGCCCAACTGGCCGCCCTCCGCTTGGCGCCAGTACAGGCGATGGCCTGGGGCCACCCGCAAACTTCTGGCCTGCCGACAATAGACGTTTTCCTCAGCAGCGAGCTGATGGAGCCGCCGGACGGGGCCGGCCATTACACCGAGCAGCTCCTGCCCCTGCCTGGCATCGGCACCTACTATATTCCCCTAGAAGTTGACCCCGCCCCTGTGGACTGGCAAGCTTGGGGGGTGGATCCCGACAGGGTGCTTTACCTCTGCGCCCAATCCCTATTCAAGTACTTACCTCAGTACGACGAGGTGTTCCCCCGCATCGCCCGGGAAGTGGGGAAGTGTCAATTTCTATTTTTGCGGGGCCGCCTCTCCCAAGGGATCCGCGAGCGCTTTTGGCAGCGGCTGCGACGAGCCTTTCAGGCCTATGACCTAGCTGCCGAAGAGTATGTGGTGCTCCTACCGGAACTCTCGCCTGCAGAATATGCCGCCTACAACGCCCTGGGGGATATTTACCTGGATAGCCTCGGCTGGTCAGGGGGCAACACCACCCTGGAAGCCCTGCCCCACGGCCTGCCCATCGTCACCTTGCCCGGATCCCTGATGCGGGGCCGCCACACCTACGCCATCCTGCAGCAGATGGGGATCCTGGATACCATCGCCCACACCCTCGATGAATACGTCCAGATTGCCAGTCAGTTGGGCTTGGATCCAGAGTGGCGAGAGCAAATGGGCCAACAGGTGAAGAGGCGCCAGGAGCGCGTCTACCGGGATCCCGCGCCGATCCGCGCTCTGGAAGAGTGGTTGCGAAGCCTGAAGACCTGA
- the chrA gene encoding chromate efflux transporter, with amino-acid sequence MSSESAPGQFPRPENAPDNLPSLSTRLKEIAVVFLRLGSLGFGGPQAHIAMQHDEAVIRRGWMSQEQFTEGVGLCEMLPGPASTQMGIYVGYVRAGWLGAVLAGICFIAPAFVIEVIFSWLYFRFQGVPQLEGMFFGVAPVVIAIILAFCWKLGRKAVKDWSRGLIAVAAFALLLIGGVNILLLFGLAALVGLLLYGPKKGPLSGIPILLPWPVLTLAQTVVATVPPETLILSSFWGLERIGAYFWPLTLFFLKVGGTIFGGGLVIIPFIADEVVDQLGWLTPTEFLDGVAIGQFTPGPVVLTAAFIGYKVAGVLGALTATVAIFAPSFAFILLAAPVLLRIRHNAWVKGSLQAITPTALGAVAAATVPLAQNALLQQTTPASLVALGIGVAAFIALMRFRQPTWLLVLMGGGAGLLARGLLA; translated from the coding sequence ATGTCTTCTGAGTCTGCTCCCGGTCAGTTCCCCAGGCCGGAAAACGCCCCCGACAACTTGCCCTCCCTTTCAACGCGCCTGAAAGAGATTGCCGTGGTATTCCTGCGGCTGGGATCCCTGGGTTTCGGCGGCCCCCAAGCCCACATCGCCATGCAACACGATGAGGCGGTGATCCGGCGGGGCTGGATGAGCCAGGAACAATTTACCGAAGGGGTGGGCCTATGTGAAATGTTGCCAGGGCCAGCTTCTACCCAGATGGGGATCTATGTCGGCTATGTGCGGGCAGGCTGGTTGGGGGCGGTGCTGGCGGGGATTTGCTTCATTGCCCCTGCTTTTGTGATCGAGGTGATTTTTTCTTGGCTTTACTTTCGCTTTCAGGGGGTGCCGCAGCTAGAGGGGATGTTTTTTGGGGTGGCCCCGGTGGTGATCGCCATTATCCTGGCCTTTTGCTGGAAACTGGGCCGTAAAGCTGTGAAGGATTGGAGCCGGGGGCTGATCGCGGTGGCGGCCTTTGCCCTGCTGCTGATCGGGGGGGTGAATATCCTGTTGCTGTTCGGGCTGGCGGCTCTGGTGGGGCTGCTGCTGTATGGGCCCAAAAAAGGCCCACTATCGGGGATCCCGATTTTACTCCCTTGGCCAGTATTGACGTTGGCCCAGACGGTAGTGGCCACGGTTCCACCGGAAACCCTTATCCTGAGCAGCTTTTGGGGTCTGGAGCGGATTGGTGCCTATTTCTGGCCTTTGACCTTGTTTTTCCTGAAAGTAGGCGGCACCATCTTCGGGGGAGGGCTGGTGATCATCCCCTTCATCGCCGACGAGGTGGTGGATCAGTTGGGCTGGTTGACGCCGACAGAGTTCTTGGATGGGGTGGCCATTGGGCAATTTACTCCTGGCCCGGTGGTGCTGACGGCAGCCTTTATCGGCTACAAGGTGGCAGGGGTGCTGGGGGCCCTGACGGCAACAGTGGCCATCTTTGCCCCTTCTTTTGCCTTTATTTTGCTGGCAGCTCCGGTTCTGTTGCGCATACGGCACAATGCTTGGGTGAAGGGATCCCTGCAGGCAATTACCCCAACGGCCCTGGGGGCTGTTGCTGCGGCTACAGTGCCCTTGGCCCAAAATGCGCTGCTACAACAAACAACTCCCGCTTCGCTGGTGGCTTTGGGGATCGGGGTAGCGGCCTTCATTGCCTTGATGCGCTTTCGCCAGCCCACTTGGCTGTTGGTGTTGATGGGAGGGGGGGCGGGTTTGCTGGCCCGAGGTCTGCTGGCCTAA
- the lgt gene encoding prolipoprotein diacylglyceryl transferase produces MSNFGVQSVLSMNLWSAGLLGLTFSSPGEFVFRFPPGTPLVGGLGLRWYGLLMAVAVLVGLILTKALAESRHLEKEPGKASERVELLALWLVISGFLGARLYYVLTHWSEFQDNPLSAFAIWQGGLIIHGGVLAGALALYLYCRTTGINGWKYADVLTPGLILGQAIGRWGNFFNSEAYGAPIPPDSPWPLRVYIPPQAREPEYSQFEFFHPIFFYESVLNLLLFALLMGMFWRFPKLKDGTWVWTYVVGYSLIRIPYEILRVSAVAYLPGTSIKAAYVASGLGLVIGIGMLIYMYRLRFDPDLEQLAAWLSEQAGLAPEAAQNLLERAWAIQQQHRRADLLDRVTLAMPHFPSALAPHLSLARRELLMRQLFCRLEGRDPSEEGLAQAS; encoded by the coding sequence TTGAGCAATTTTGGGGTGCAGAGCGTGTTGTCGATGAACCTATGGAGTGCAGGGCTGTTGGGCCTTACCTTCAGCTCACCTGGAGAATTTGTCTTCCGCTTTCCCCCCGGCACCCCGCTGGTGGGAGGGCTGGGCCTACGCTGGTATGGCCTATTGATGGCAGTGGCCGTGTTGGTCGGCTTGATCTTGACCAAAGCGTTGGCAGAATCTCGTCATCTAGAGAAAGAGCCTGGCAAAGCCAGTGAACGAGTGGAGCTACTGGCCCTGTGGTTGGTAATATCTGGGTTTCTGGGCGCCCGCCTCTACTACGTCCTCACCCACTGGTCAGAGTTCCAAGACAACCCCCTCTCGGCCTTTGCCATTTGGCAGGGGGGTCTCATCATCCACGGTGGGGTGTTGGCCGGCGCGCTTGCCCTTTACCTCTATTGCCGCACCACCGGGATCAACGGCTGGAAGTACGCCGATGTGCTCACGCCGGGGTTAATTTTGGGCCAAGCCATCGGGCGCTGGGGCAACTTTTTCAACTCTGAGGCCTACGGTGCCCCTATTCCTCCCGACAGCCCTTGGCCGCTGCGGGTGTACATTCCTCCCCAAGCCCGCGAGCCGGAATACAGCCAATTTGAGTTTTTTCACCCCATCTTTTTTTACGAAAGCGTCCTCAACCTGCTTCTATTTGCCCTCTTGATGGGAATGTTCTGGCGCTTTCCCAAACTCAAAGATGGCACTTGGGTTTGGACCTATGTTGTCGGCTATAGCCTGATCCGCATCCCCTACGAAATCTTGCGCGTGTCGGCGGTGGCCTATCTGCCGGGAACTTCCATCAAAGCCGCCTATGTAGCCAGTGGCTTGGGCTTGGTGATCGGGATCGGCATGTTGATCTACATGTACCGGCTGCGCTTCGACCCCGATTTGGAACAACTGGCAGCGTGGTTATCGGAGCAAGCGGGATTAGCGCCAGAAGCAGCCCAAAACCTTCTGGAACGGGCTTGGGCCATCCAGCAACAACACCGCCGCGCCGACCTGTTGGATCGTGTTACCCTAGCCATGCCCCACTTTCCCAGCGCCCTTGCCCCCCACCTCTCTCTGGCTCGACGGGAGCTGCTGATGCGGCAACTGTTTTGTCGCCTGGAAGGCAGGGATCCCTCTGAGGAAGGGCTGGCCCAAGCCAGTTAG
- a CDS encoding molybdopterin-dependent oxidoreductase produces MSPVFALYRKEMEDVNWTGVWIPDGLQLVSIAPEAKAVMQHCYGGYTTNLTLEEFTRPENYLVHTLEGQPLPVGPVRTLIPHPYAWSFPPKISWAFGGATATTWAVNPGPKNATAIYRGCKLPDSDR; encoded by the coding sequence GTGTCTCCAGTCTTTGCGTTGTACCGAAAGGAGATGGAGGATGTCAACTGGACAGGGGTGTGGATCCCGGATGGGTTGCAGTTGGTATCCATTGCTCCTGAGGCCAAGGCGGTGATGCAACACTGTTATGGCGGCTACACCACCAACCTGACTCTGGAGGAGTTCACCCGCCCCGAAAACTACCTGGTTCATACCCTGGAAGGACAACCGCTCCCGGTAGGGCCGGTGCGCACTTTGATCCCTCACCCATATGCCTGGAGTTTCCCCCCTAAGATCAGCTGGGCTTTTGGGGGAGCAACGGCTACTACATGGGCGGTGAACCCTGGGCCGAAGAACGCTACAGCAATCTATAGAGGCTGTAAACTACCCGACTCCGACCGCTAA
- a CDS encoding RNA-guided endonuclease InsQ/TnpB family protein — protein sequence MTQVLAVSCKLKVSQSQAAKLDATLDAFVQALNWVNQNTPEKVTNAVKLQSLCYREIRARFGLSSNLAQQVCRRLAGARKVARQKNRPVKAFKGGFATYDARIFSFREKDWTVSLTTVEGRERFELAIGRYQREQLAGSNPKSATLVKRRDGSYYIQICVEKKPPKQQDTDKVIGVDLGRTDIAHTSEGDNWNGQQLNRVRDHYSRLRAALQRKASKGTRSSRRRCRQLLQRLSGKERRFQTWVNHRISKAIVSRAKATNSAIALEDLTGIRERVNQQPRSKAERRRANSWAFYQLRQFLEYKALRAGVALILVPPAYTSQTCHRCLHVHPDPTQSYRSGKQFKCGHCGWEGDADLNGANVIALWCSAPLTRLGAVVNQPRGSGLFCSLVEQSRLRATESPLRTALAVGVG from the coding sequence ATGACCCAAGTCCTGGCCGTCTCCTGTAAGCTCAAGGTGTCCCAGTCGCAGGCCGCAAAGTTGGACGCGACCTTGGATGCCTTTGTGCAGGCGTTGAACTGGGTCAACCAAAACACGCCCGAGAAAGTCACCAACGCCGTTAAACTTCAATCTCTGTGCTACCGCGAAATCCGTGCCCGGTTCGGCTTGTCCAGTAACTTGGCTCAGCAGGTCTGCAGACGGCTGGCCGGTGCCCGCAAGGTTGCCCGACAGAAAAACCGCCCCGTCAAAGCGTTCAAGGGGGGCTTCGCGACCTATGACGCTCGTATCTTTTCGTTCCGCGAGAAAGACTGGACGGTGTCGCTGACCACAGTGGAGGGTCGAGAGCGCTTTGAGCTGGCGATTGGCCGTTACCAGAGAGAACAGTTGGCAGGCTCCAATCCCAAATCGGCCACTCTGGTCAAGCGCAGAGACGGCTCCTACTACATCCAGATTTGCGTAGAGAAAAAGCCACCCAAGCAACAAGATACCGACAAGGTGATCGGGGTGGATTTGGGAAGGACAGATATTGCCCATACGTCAGAGGGGGACAACTGGAATGGACAGCAGTTGAACAGAGTCCGAGACCACTACTCCCGGTTGAGGGCGGCACTCCAACGCAAAGCCAGTAAGGGCACACGCAGTTCGCGGCGCAGATGCCGTCAACTGCTGCAACGGCTGTCTGGCAAGGAGAGACGCTTTCAAACGTGGGTCAATCATCGCATCTCCAAAGCTATTGTCTCTAGGGCAAAGGCTACCAACAGCGCTATCGCCCTGGAAGACTTGACAGGGATCCGGGAAAGGGTCAATCAACAGCCACGCAGCAAAGCTGAACGGCGCAGGGCCAACAGTTGGGCGTTCTACCAGCTGAGGCAGTTTCTGGAATACAAGGCTCTGCGTGCAGGGGTTGCTTTGATTCTGGTGCCGCCTGCCTACACGTCGCAGACCTGCCACCGGTGTTTGCACGTCCATCCCGATCCTACGCAATCCTATCGCAGTGGGAAGCAGTTCAAGTGTGGGCACTGTGGATGGGAAGGAGATGCGGATTTGAATGGTGCGAATGTGATTGCGCTTTGGTGCTCCGCACCGCTAACGCGACTGGGGGCTGTCGTAAACCAGCCTAGAGGTTCGGGCCTGTTTTGTTCTCTGGTAGAGCAGAGCAGGCTCAGGGCTACTGAAAGCCCGCTCCGTACCGCTTTAGCGGTCGGAGTCGGGTAG
- a CDS encoding Coenzyme F420 hydrogenase/dehydrogenase, beta subunit C-terminal domain, with translation MGSRSPRPARPIRSGRYPAKELCSQCGLCDTRYVAHVKEACAFLNQQLTQLEEQTHGRSRESLRSGSLAVTDTDYFGVYEAMYTARKRDPIPGAQWTGIVSSIGMKALTTGLVEGVVCVQADERDRFQPRPILARTPEAVWAARVNKPTLSPNLSVLEQVEQSGLKRLLVIGVGCQIQALRAVEKKLGLEKLYVLGTPCVDNVSRAGLQKFLETTSRSPQTVVHYEFMQDFHIHFKHEDGSVEKVPFFGLKTKELKDVFAPSCLSCFDYVNALADLVVGYMGSPLGWQWLLVRNQRGQELLDLVWEELETQPVISQGSRRAAVQQGIPAYDQALSLPMWLARLLGAAIQRFGPRGLEYARFSIDSHFTRNYLYVRRHYPQKLEQHVPPFARRIVEQYQLPQD, from the coding sequence ATGGGATCCCGTTCACCGCGTCCAGCCCGGCCCATCCGTTCCGGCCGCTATCCGGCCAAAGAGCTGTGCAGCCAGTGCGGCCTTTGCGATACCCGCTACGTGGCCCACGTCAAAGAAGCCTGTGCCTTCTTGAACCAGCAACTGACCCAGTTGGAAGAACAGACCCACGGGCGATCCCGGGAATCGCTGCGCTCAGGATCCCTCGCCGTCACTGATACCGATTACTTCGGTGTCTACGAGGCGATGTACACAGCCCGCAAGCGGGATCCGATCCCGGGGGCCCAGTGGACGGGCATTGTCAGCAGCATTGGCATGAAGGCCCTCACCACTGGCTTGGTGGAAGGGGTGGTGTGCGTGCAGGCGGATGAGCGGGATCGCTTTCAGCCACGGCCCATCCTGGCCCGTACCCCCGAAGCGGTCTGGGCGGCGCGAGTTAACAAGCCAACTCTTTCTCCCAACTTGTCTGTGTTGGAGCAGGTGGAGCAAAGCGGCCTCAAGCGCCTATTGGTGATCGGGGTGGGCTGCCAAATTCAGGCTTTGCGGGCGGTGGAAAAAAAACTGGGCCTAGAGAAGCTGTACGTGTTGGGCACGCCCTGTGTGGACAATGTCAGCCGTGCCGGGCTGCAAAAGTTTCTAGAAACCACCAGCCGCTCCCCACAGACGGTGGTGCACTACGAGTTTATGCAAGACTTCCACATCCACTTCAAACACGAAGATGGCTCGGTGGAAAAGGTGCCCTTCTTCGGCCTCAAGACCAAAGAACTCAAGGACGTGTTTGCCCCCTCCTGCCTCAGTTGTTTTGACTATGTGAATGCTCTGGCAGATCTGGTGGTGGGCTACATGGGATCCCCCTTGGGCTGGCAATGGCTGCTGGTGCGCAATCAGCGGGGGCAAGAGCTGTTGGACTTAGTCTGGGAGGAGCTGGAAACCCAACCGGTGATCTCGCAGGGATCCCGGAGGGCGGCAGTGCAGCAGGGGATCCCTGCCTACGACCAAGCCCTGAGTTTGCCAATGTGGCTGGCTCGCCTCTTGGGGGCGGCAATCCAGCGCTTTGGGCCGCGCGGCCTGGAATATGCCCGCTTCTCCATCGATTCCCACTTCACCCGCAACTACCTCTACGTGCGCCGCCACTATCCCCAGAAGTTGGAGCAGCACGTGCCCCCCTTTGCCCGGCGGATTGTGGAGCAGTACCAACTCCCGCAAGACTGA
- a CDS encoding aspartate aminotransferase, which translates to MNRALVPAQRLNKLPAYVFARLDELKARARQQGLDLIDLGMGNPDGPTPQPVVEAAQAAIADPAHHGYPPFEGTASFRQAITDWYWRRYGVELDPNGEALPLLGSKEGLTHLALAYVDPGDLVLVPSPAYPAHFRGPMIAGGQIYPMMLRPQKGWLIDLQEIPPEVAQQARVLYFNYPNNPTAAVAPRSFFEEVVEFAHRYDLILVHDLCYAELAFDGYRPTSLLQIPGAKDLAVEFHTLSKTYNMAGWRVGFVVGNRQIIQSLRTLKTNLDYGIFAAIQKAAETALRLPDSYLEQVQERYRRRRDYLIGRLAELGWRIEPPRATMYLWIPTPRAADGTPEGSTEFALRVLESTGVVVTPGSAFGEGGEGYVRISLIADCERIGQAIDRWAEAGIRYC; encoded by the coding sequence ATGAACCGCGCTCTCGTTCCCGCCCAGCGGCTGAACAAGCTGCCCGCCTATGTCTTCGCCCGCTTGGATGAGCTGAAGGCCCGCGCCCGCCAGCAGGGGTTGGATTTGATCGATCTGGGCATGGGCAACCCCGATGGTCCCACCCCACAGCCGGTGGTGGAGGCGGCGCAGGCGGCCATTGCGGATCCCGCCCACCACGGCTACCCGCCCTTTGAGGGCACGGCCAGCTTCCGCCAGGCGATCACGGATTGGTACTGGCGCCGCTACGGGGTGGAGCTGGATCCCAATGGAGAGGCGCTGCCTTTGCTGGGATCCAAAGAGGGGCTGACCCACCTGGCTCTGGCCTATGTGGATCCCGGAGATCTGGTGTTGGTGCCCAGCCCTGCCTATCCAGCCCATTTTCGCGGCCCCATGATTGCCGGCGGGCAGATCTACCCGATGATGCTGCGCCCGCAGAAGGGGTGGTTGATCGATCTGCAAGAAATACCGCCGGAAGTGGCCCAGCAAGCGCGGGTGCTCTACTTTAACTACCCCAACAACCCGACGGCGGCAGTTGCGCCCCGCTCTTTTTTTGAGGAGGTGGTGGAGTTTGCCCACCGCTACGATCTCATCCTGGTGCACGACCTGTGCTATGCCGAGCTGGCTTTTGACGGCTACCGGCCCACCAGCCTGCTGCAGATCCCAGGGGCCAAGGACTTGGCAGTGGAGTTCCACACCCTCTCCAAAACCTACAACATGGCCGGCTGGCGGGTGGGATTTGTGGTGGGCAATCGCCAGATCATCCAGAGCTTGCGCACCCTGAAAACCAATCTCGACTACGGCATTTTTGCCGCCATCCAAAAGGCCGCCGAAACTGCCCTGCGCCTGCCGGATAGCTACCTGGAGCAGGTACAAGAGCGCTACCGCCGCCGGCGCGACTATCTGATCGGCCGCCTAGCGGAGTTGGGCTGGCGGATCGAGCCGCCACGGGCGACGATGTATCTCTGGATCCCTACCCCCCGCGCTGCCGACGGCACCCCTGAGGGATCGACGGAGTTTGCCCTGCGGGTGCTGGAATCTACAGGCGTGGTCGTAACCCCCGGCAGCGCTTTTGGAGAGGGAGGAGAGGGCTACGTGCGGATTAGCCTAATTGCCGATTGCGAGCGCATAGGTCAGGCTATCGATCGCTGGGCGGAAGCCGGGATCCGCTACTGCTGA